In the genome of Thunnus maccoyii chromosome 15, fThuMac1.1, whole genome shotgun sequence, one region contains:
- the eva1bb gene encoding eva-1 homolog Bb: MEPIKRDMELLSNSMATYAHIKANPESFALYFMMGVCFGLLMALCLMVAGIACKRTHRHRRPPPSPERRQLKESSEEEEDEEDEDEESIAGEDGEEAEIPKVTVGPMSERSSQSNGTLRSVNVFASAEELEKARRLEERERIVREIWRNGQPDILVTGTGTIGRVHYH, from the exons ATGGAGCCTATTAAGAGAGACATGGAGCTGCTCAGTAACAGCATGGCGACCTACGCTCACATCAAAG CCAATCCAGAGAGCTTTGCCCTCTACTTCATGATGGGCGTCTGTTTCGGCCTGCTCATGGCGCTGTGCCTCATGGTGGCGGGCATCGCCTGCAAGAGGACTCACCGCCACAGGAGGCCTCCTCCGTCTCCTGAGAGGAGGCAGCTGAAGGAGTCcagcgaggaagaggaggatgaggaggatgaggacgaGGAGAGCATTGCAGGGGAAGACGGGGAGGAGGCGGAGATCCCCAAAGTGACAGTGGGGCCGATGAGCGAGCGCAGCAGCCAGTCCAACGGCACGCTGAGGAGCGTCAACGTGTTTGCGTCCGcagaggagctggagaaggCGCGGCGTCTGGAGGAGAGGGAACGTATCGTCAGGGAGATATGGAGGAACGGGCAGCCGGACATCCTGGTCACAGGGACGGGGACTATTGGTCGGGTGCATTACCACTAA